CAGGAACGTGAAGCGCTGAGCACCGAATGTGGCCACTTTGTTGAATGCATCAAGGAACAGCAAACGCCACGCAGTGATGGGCACAGCGGCCTCCGCGTGATTCGCATCATCGAAGCAGCTGTTGATTCACTCAAAGCCAACGGCGCAGCTGTCGCAGTTAAGCCGGCAATGGAGCCGGCAGAACAGACCAACTAAATCATCTGAACAGCATGGACTACGTACGCATTGCTGATGATGTACAGTTGGGGGAAGGCGCAAAAGTATATGCTTTTGTAAACCTGTACGGCTGTACCATCGGTGCACATACAAAGATCGGCACATTTGTCGAAATCCAGAAAGGCGCCTCCATTGGCGACCACTGCAAAATTTCCAGCCATTCTTTTGTCTGCGAAGGCGTCACGATCGAAGACCGGGTTTTTATTGGTCACGGCGTGATGTTCATCAACGATCTCTACCCCCGGGCAACCAATGGCGACGGTTCGTTGCAAACAGAGGAAGACTGGGACTGTGTAGATACAGTTATTGAAGAAGGGGTTTCTATCGGCTCAAATGCCACCATTCTTGGCGGTGTCCGAATCGGTAAAAACGCCATAGTAGGCGCTGGTGCTGTTGTAACAAAAGACGTCCCCCCTGCCACGATTGTGGCCGGCAACCCAGCCCGCATTATACGCAAGATTAGCCAATCAGAATCCAATGGAAGTACCATTCTTAGATCTCAAAGCGCAGTATAATTCTATAAAGGATGAAGTAAACGCATCCATTCAGCAGGTGCTCGACAGAACTGCTTTTGCCGGCGGTCCGTTTGTCGAGCAATTTGAGGAGTCTTTTGCCACTTATTGCCAGACCAAACACGCTGTAGGCGTAAGTAACGGTACAGCAGCCATCTGGCTTGCCTTAGCCGGCCTGGGCGTTGGGCATGGTGACGAGGTCATCACAACAGCAAACACGTTTATTGCAACAGCAGAAGCAATTTCTTTTGCCGGCGCAACACCTGTGCTCGTGGATATCAATGAAACCACGCACAACATGGATCCGGAAGCGGTTGAAGCAGCGATCACGCCGCGGACCAAAGCCATCATTCCTGTACACTTATTTGGACAGATGGCGGACCTTGATCCAATTATGAAAATCGCACGCAAGCATAATCTCTTTGTTGTAGAAGATGCTTCGCAGTCGCATGGTGCGACCTACAACGGTCGTCGGGCCGGCTCCATCGGAGATGTTGGGTGTTTCAGCTTCTACCCTGGCAAAAACCTCGGTGCTTATGGCGAAGCTGGCGGCGTGGTGACCAACGATGCGGATCTTGCTGCCAGGATCAAAATGATTCGTGACCACGGGCAGTCCAAAAAGTATATCCACAAAGTTATTGGCTGGAACGGCCGCATGGATGGCATCCAGGGCGCTGTACTTTCCGTTAAACTGAAGTACATCGACCAGTGGAATGAACTGCGCCGGCAACATGCCCGCGAGTACACCAACGTACTTGCCAGTGTACCGGGCATCGTTACGCCAACGGTTGCTTCATACGGCACGCACGTATTCCATATTTATGCGATCCGGATGGCGGAACGGGATGCTGTCATGCAGGAGTTGCGTGACAATGGCGTGGCTTGCGGCATTCACTATCCGGTGCCTGTTCACTTGCAGGAAGCATATGCGTCGCTGAACTACAAAGAAGGAGACTTCCCGGTTGCTGAAAAATGTGCCTCTGAGTACATCTCGCTGCCTATGTTTCCTGAATTGACGCCTTCACACATCTTGCACGTCACCGAAACACTGAAGCAAATTGCCGGTGCGCAACACGCTGAAGAAGTTGGCGGTGATGGGCATGCATCGAGCTATACAAAAACCTCGATTGTGTCCTGATCAAATTTGTGCGCAATTACGCGCTACAACAGTTTGACATTGCAGGATGCGGATATCCCTCCGCATCCTGCAACTGTATATAGACCTCCGGTTTGCACCCCTCGGATTGAACCTTGTTACCCACCAATACTGTGTGTAACAATGACAGCACTACCCATTATGTAGCTGAAAGGCAATATGCTTAATCCGGAAAATGGAATCAAAAAGAAAACAGTAGACGCCCTCGCGAAGGGCGTTTATTCTGAAGCCAGCAAGTATGGTATGCAAAAACCGGACATCCTCCGGTTTGTTAATACCTTGCTGCAGCTATCTATGGAGGAAGGCGAGGCAGGCGACGCCCCCTCCCCTTCCAGTACGCTGACGCCTGAGACCGCCAGTATGCAGGATGATGAACTGTCCATCCAGGCCTGCTGTACCCAGGACGATCGCGAGCGCATAAAACATTGGCTAAACGACACAGAGGGCCAGCACTTTCTCCGACACCGGCTCACGGCACAAACCATTTCTCTCGATCAACTGCTCGACCAAAAACAGCACATACTCGGGCTGATCATGCATGAAGGGCACCGACCGATTGGATGTGTAGCATTTCTGGACTACGATCAAACCCAACAGAAAGCTGAACTCCGCAAACTGATCGGCGAACCCGATATGCGTGGCCGA
This Bacteroidota bacterium DNA region includes the following protein-coding sequences:
- a CDS encoding acyltransferase; its protein translation is MDYVRIADDVQLGEGAKVYAFVNLYGCTIGAHTKIGTFVEIQKGASIGDHCKISSHSFVCEGVTIEDRVFIGHGVMFINDLYPRATNGDGSLQTEEDWDCVDTVIEEGVSIGSNATILGGVRIGKNAIVGAGAVVTKDVPPATIVAGNPARIIRKISQSESNGSTILRSQSAV
- a CDS encoding GNAT family protein is translated as MLNPENGIKKKTVDALAKGVYSEASKYGMQKPDILRFVNTLLQLSMEEGEAGDAPSPSSTLTPETASMQDDELSIQACCTQDDRERIKHWLNDTEGQHFLRHRLTAQTISLDQLLDQKQHILGLIMHEGHRPIGCVAFLDYDQTQQKAELRKLIGEPDMRGRGYGKRATRLWINYGLQALGLQKIYLNTLSNNIRNIRINEELGFSVEGILRNEVYIEGKYQDIIRMGLCTGS
- a CDS encoding DegT/DnrJ/EryC1/StrS family aminotransferase codes for the protein MEVPFLDLKAQYNSIKDEVNASIQQVLDRTAFAGGPFVEQFEESFATYCQTKHAVGVSNGTAAIWLALAGLGVGHGDEVITTANTFIATAEAISFAGATPVLVDINETTHNMDPEAVEAAITPRTKAIIPVHLFGQMADLDPIMKIARKHNLFVVEDASQSHGATYNGRRAGSIGDVGCFSFYPGKNLGAYGEAGGVVTNDADLAARIKMIRDHGQSKKYIHKVIGWNGRMDGIQGAVLSVKLKYIDQWNELRRQHAREYTNVLASVPGIVTPTVASYGTHVFHIYAIRMAERDAVMQELRDNGVACGIHYPVPVHLQEAYASLNYKEGDFPVAEKCASEYISLPMFPELTPSHILHVTETLKQIAGAQHAEEVGGDGHASSYTKTSIVS